One stretch of Variovorax sp. 54 DNA includes these proteins:
- a CDS encoding DUF3772 domain-containing protein → MNRTSRLAGLRLPALLAVLTVWALLTCGVALAQPDASMNAGNGNPNNSANTVAAAAAPPPTIAELRAQFARIAPSGKANATVVPGAEDDARKQLAQINEIGVQADKFVAARTSELADLNARLGELGNPPAAGATEDPNITRQRAQLTKERNALDADIRLAKLLAIDVRQRGTDVVSQRRQQFEAELTSRAASPLGREFWDDLRDAWPDDFERLQALGSALGDGFDQALQPESRTPVIASFIGALLLAWLGVWAAERGLARLATRVLPAGRLRRSLLVIAIVATHVLLVAVAAHGVVEVLKAHATWDAQARKALQSAAQTLTFMAFIIGLGRGLLATGRPSWRLPAIPDLTAQRLSALPWLVALVAALAWTPAELNALIDASFAAVVTTHVATALLLTALVGTVVYRLKALRADAPDAGLPERPMWVGVLVALIAVLVITIWVLVAFGYVALASFLASQLTWSGIVAAAFYVLFKFADDLFMAVVSSRSASGQRLQKSFGLAPQTLDQAATVLSGLSRVALFFYMLVALAAPLGTGPGEVFQRGGKLGTGVKVGEFQLVPGAILSAVAVAVIGFIVLRVFKRWLSRSYLPSTQFEPGMQSSITTLLGYVGGILVVAFSLSALGIGIERIAWVASALSVGIGFGLQAIVQNFISGLILLAEQPVKVGDWVVLGTTEGDVRRINVRATEIQLGDRSTLIVPNSEFITKTVRNMTLANAEGRVLIRLPMPLTTDAQRVRELILEACRAHEGVLETPAPSLTLEGIENGLLIFQAIAYVPSPRLAGGVRSDLLFTILDALKQADLPLATPTTLVMAAAAPVLPAEPSPAPATPASPLPGTTST, encoded by the coding sequence ATGAATCGGACCTCTCGCCTGGCGGGCCTGCGCCTCCCCGCGCTCCTTGCCGTGTTGACCGTGTGGGCCCTGCTGACGTGCGGCGTCGCCCTCGCGCAGCCGGACGCCAGCATGAACGCCGGCAACGGCAACCCCAACAACAGCGCCAACACCGTGGCCGCCGCTGCGGCCCCGCCACCCACCATCGCCGAGCTGCGCGCGCAGTTCGCCCGCATTGCCCCTTCGGGCAAGGCCAATGCCACGGTCGTTCCGGGCGCCGAAGACGACGCACGCAAGCAGCTCGCGCAGATCAACGAGATCGGCGTGCAGGCCGACAAGTTCGTCGCCGCCCGCACCAGCGAACTCGCCGACCTGAACGCACGGCTCGGCGAGCTCGGCAACCCGCCCGCCGCCGGCGCCACCGAAGACCCCAACATCACGCGCCAGCGCGCACAGCTGACCAAGGAGCGCAATGCGCTCGATGCGGACATCCGCCTGGCCAAGCTGCTGGCGATCGACGTGCGCCAGCGCGGCACCGACGTCGTGTCGCAGCGGCGCCAGCAGTTCGAGGCCGAGCTCACCAGCCGCGCCGCCTCGCCGCTCGGCCGCGAGTTCTGGGACGACCTGCGCGACGCCTGGCCCGACGACTTCGAACGGCTGCAGGCGCTCGGGTCGGCGCTCGGCGACGGCTTCGATCAGGCGCTGCAGCCCGAAAGCCGCACGCCGGTGATCGCCTCGTTCATCGGCGCGCTGCTGCTCGCATGGCTCGGCGTCTGGGCCGCCGAGCGCGGGCTGGCGCGCCTGGCCACGCGCGTGCTGCCGGCCGGGCGGCTGCGCCGCTCGCTGCTGGTGATCGCCATCGTCGCGACGCACGTGCTGCTGGTCGCCGTGGCCGCGCACGGCGTCGTCGAAGTGCTCAAGGCCCACGCCACGTGGGACGCGCAGGCGCGCAAGGCGCTGCAGTCGGCGGCGCAGACGCTGACCTTCATGGCGTTCATCATCGGGCTGGGGCGCGGGCTGCTGGCCACGGGGCGGCCGTCGTGGCGCCTGCCGGCCATTCCCGACCTCACGGCGCAGCGCCTGTCGGCGCTGCCGTGGCTGGTGGCGCTGGTGGCTGCGCTGGCGTGGACGCCCGCCGAGCTCAACGCGCTCATCGACGCCAGCTTTGCCGCCGTGGTGACCACGCACGTGGCGACGGCGCTGCTGCTCACCGCGCTGGTCGGCACCGTCGTGTACCGCCTGAAGGCGCTGCGTGCCGACGCGCCCGACGCCGGCCTGCCGGAACGGCCGATGTGGGTCGGGGTGCTGGTGGCGCTGATCGCGGTGCTGGTCATCACCATCTGGGTGCTGGTGGCCTTCGGCTACGTGGCGCTGGCGAGCTTCCTGGCCTCGCAGCTCACCTGGAGCGGCATCGTCGCGGCGGCCTTCTACGTGCTGTTCAAGTTCGCCGACGACCTGTTCATGGCGGTGGTGTCCTCGCGCAGCGCCTCCGGCCAGCGGCTGCAGAAGAGCTTCGGCCTGGCGCCGCAGACGCTCGACCAGGCGGCCACCGTGCTCTCGGGCCTGAGCCGCGTGGCGCTGTTCTTCTACATGCTGGTCGCATTGGCCGCGCCGCTGGGCACGGGCCCGGGCGAGGTGTTCCAGCGCGGCGGCAAGCTCGGCACCGGCGTGAAGGTGGGCGAGTTCCAGCTGGTGCCGGGCGCGATCCTCAGCGCCGTGGCCGTGGCGGTGATCGGCTTCATCGTGCTGCGGGTGTTCAAGCGCTGGCTCTCGCGCAGCTACCTGCCGAGCACGCAGTTCGAGCCGGGCATGCAGAGCTCGATCACCACGCTGCTGGGCTACGTGGGCGGCATCCTGGTGGTGGCGTTCTCGCTGTCGGCGCTGGGCATCGGCATCGAGCGCATCGCATGGGTGGCGAGCGCGCTGTCGGTGGGCATCGGCTTCGGCCTGCAGGCCATCGTGCAGAACTTCATCTCGGGCCTGATCCTGCTGGCCGAGCAGCCGGTGAAGGTGGGCGACTGGGTGGTGCTGGGCACCACCGAGGGCGACGTGCGGCGCATCAACGTGCGCGCCACCGAGATCCAGCTGGGCGACCGCTCGACGCTGATCGTGCCGAACTCGGAGTTCATCACCAAGACCGTGCGCAACATGACGCTGGCCAACGCCGAGGGCCGCGTGCTGATCCGCCTGCCGATGCCGCTGACCACCGACGCGCAGCGCGTGCGCGAGCTGATCCTCGAAGCCTGCCGCGCGCACGAGGGTGTGCTGGAAACGCCGGCGCCCTCGCTCACGCTCGAAGGCATCGAGAACGGGCTGCTGATCTTCCAGGCCATCGCCTACGTGCCGAGCCCCCGGCTGGCGGGCGGCGTGCGCAGCGACCTGCTGTTCACGATCCTCGATGCGCTCAAGCAGGCCGACCTGCCGCTGGCCACGCCCACGACGCTCGTGATGGCGGCGGCCGCGCCGGTGCTGCCCGCCGAGCCGTCGCCGGCCCCCGCCACGCCAGCGTCGCCGCTGCCGGGCACCACGAGCACCTGA
- a CDS encoding Lrp/AsnC family transcriptional regulator — translation MQIIELDRTDRRILDHLQAHGRASNLDLAEVAQLSPAQCLRRHRRLEELGLISGYAARLNARHIGLGVIAFIHVTMARGHVDELPKFQDLIADMRQILECYSVTGDFDYVLKVVARDLEALSQFLMHTLMHMPGVSAVRSSVCLNEIKCTGALPLE, via the coding sequence TTGCAGATCATCGAACTCGACCGCACCGACCGGCGGATTCTGGACCACCTCCAGGCGCACGGCCGCGCGTCCAACCTGGACCTGGCCGAGGTGGCCCAGCTGTCGCCTGCGCAGTGCCTGCGACGCCACCGGCGGCTCGAAGAACTGGGGCTGATCAGCGGTTACGCCGCGCGGCTCAACGCGCGCCACATCGGGCTGGGCGTGATCGCCTTCATCCACGTCACGATGGCGCGCGGCCATGTCGACGAGCTGCCCAAGTTCCAGGACCTCATCGCCGACATGCGGCAGATCCTGGAGTGCTACTCGGTGACCGGCGACTTCGACTACGTGCTCAAGGTGGTCGCGCGCGACCTGGAGGCGCTGTCGCAGTTCCTCATGCACACGCTGATGCACATGCCGGGCGTGTCGGCCGTGCGCTCCAGCGTGTGCCTGAACGAAATCAAGTGCACGGGGGCACTGCCGCTCGAATAG